In Oligoflexus sp., the DNA window GATCGACCAGTGCGCGACTGCGAAAAGAACGGCGCTCACAAGCACAGCGGTACTCTTACGCCAGCGTTTTTGCAGAAAATCCGGAAGCCAGGCGCGAAAGAAAATTTCCTCGAAGATACCGCTCAGCAGAAAACTGAGAGCCGTCCAGCTGAGCGGATACGATCGGATGAAGTGCTGACTGTCATAAAGCGGTTCGAGCAGCGGGTCCTGGACCAGATGAAATTCCAGCAGCAGCCACAGCACAAGGCTGTTGACCAGCCAGATCACGGGCAGAAGCGCGAAGGCCCTGAGGGCGTGATGACGCCTGACCCACTGTCTGGGCCGACCGTAAAGCGTCCAAAGGCTGGCGCATTGAAGGGCGATCAGGGCCGCGCTCATCGCTTCCATGCCATGGATAAAGGGCTTCAATTCCCATTGTGGATAGACAAACATCCGCAAAAACGGATGCAGGACGATCCAAAAGAGAAGGTTGACGATCACCCAAGCCGGATGCTGAAACACAAAAACCTGACCTCTTCGACGTGACAGGAAGAAGCCGAAGCTAGCCTGTTCCAAAGGTCGCGGTCAAGCCAGGGGACCATGGTGGAAAACGAAATTTGAGTTTACCGGGACGGATGCGAGGCAGGCCTGCGTCCCGCCCAGAGTCGGCCTTGCTATTCGCCACTGGCCGAGGCTGGAGGGGGGTTCGATAGGGCTTTACGGTTGGCACTGCGGCGTTTCAACCAGCGGACCAGATAATAGATACCCACCACCAGAAAGATCACAGCCAGCACGATTTTGAATTGCTTGAAATAAACGAGGATATGCTCCCCATAGAACGCCACGAGCAGAACCTGAGTGGGGACCGAAATTCCCGCCGCAAGGGCGTCGACCATCACAAATTTCGCCGTACTCAGGCCCATCATGCCGCAGGCGAAGTGCCCAGGAAACCTGAGACCCGGCGTGAAGCGGAAGGCTCCTGCCGCCCACATTCCGTACTTCTTGGTCCATATGGCAACGTCGTCCATGCGGGCACGGAAGCGAGCAGTGTAGCGTGAACGTAAAAATTGACCGCCAAACCTTCGTCCCAGGAAAAAGACGAGGCAGTCCGAAAAAATAACGGAGAAGAATGCGACGCCCGCCGTCACGTAGGGATTGACCGCGGTGGCACCGACATAAGGTGGTGGATAAAGATCGGGACGTGAGCCGATGTAACAGACAAGGCCCGCACTCACGAGCGTGATTTCTTCAGGCGCGGGCAAACCAAAACCGGACGCCAGCATCAACAAAAATATAGCGCAATAAATCAGAATGGGCTGATAAGCATATTGAGTGAACCAATTCAGCAAATCCTGTTCCGAAAATCCCATTCACTTTCCCTCTCACGCAGCTGTCGACACCAGATCAGCCCTGGAGAGGGCCATCGGTTTGGCATCAAATAGGGTCGAACCCACAGGAACCGACAGAGATATCACATTCTGTCGCAAAAAGTTAGAGTTTCCTCGCAGGTGCAGAGGCCTCAGCATATTGACCCATCGGCATATTTTGAAGGGACTGAAGTCCGAACTGCGCATGGGAAAGGGATTCATGCTTACCCTATCTTAACATTCTGACTTTAAGAATATTATGATAACAGTCTCCAAAACTGCCGCGCACAGCCGAGCTTACGTGCATCCATCAAGAACTTGCGTTTAAATACCGAATTGTATAAATAGAACTGGACCTTGAAGAAGGAGTCCCCAGTCGGCCCCAACGCCGACGCCTTATGCGTCACTGATTTTCCTCAATAGTATCGCTTGCCTGAGCTTGATTTTTCATCGAGTTCACAAGCCTATTTTGACGAAATTACAAGGGACGCATATGATACAGATTCTCAATCTGTCGTTTGCCTATTCAGACGAATATCCACTGTTTCACCAATTGCATTTGAATCTTGCCCGCGCGCGTCACGGTCTTGTTGGACCCAACGCGGCCGGGAAAAGTACTCTCTTGGCTTTGATCGCCGGGCAACTCGCACCGACGGCCGGTTCCATTTTTTATGAAACAAGGGACCTTCAGTATGTGTCGCAGCTCGACGCCCAGACCTGCGCGGAAACCACTGACCTTAGTATGATCCGCACAGGGCGCAGGATTCAAACAGATGAGGCCAGCGTGGAAGACTGGACCTTCATGGAAGAACGCTGGCCCATCTATGCGGCGATGGAGCAGAAACTTCAGGAGTGGGATCTCAAGGATTTGGATTTTTCCCAAAGCCGAACCTTCAGCGGCGGCACCTGGCAGCGGCTGCGACTCGCTCTGGCCCTGGCTTACGAGGAAAGTTTCCTGCTGCTCGATGAACCCAGCAACCATCTGGATCGCGAGGGGCGGCTGAAGCTGATGGCCGCCTTGCAGAAACATCGTGGCGGCTGTCTGGTGGCGAGTCACGATCGTGAGCTCCTCGGCTGCATGGATCTGACGCTCGCGCTGGAAGCAGGCCGCGTCCAGGTTTACGGTGGACCCTATGATTTTTATAAGGCTGCCTATGAGGAACAGCAGGCTTCTTTCCAGGCGGCCTGGAAAGAAGCCCGCCAGGAGCTGGACAAGGCCCAGGACACAGCGCAAAGAGTGCGGGAAAAACAAACCAAAAAATCCGCGCAGGGTTATAGAAATCGCGAAAAGCTCGGCCTGCCACGCATCGCCTATGGCCTGCGCCGCATGCAGGCGGAAGCGACCAGCGCCCGGCTGGATGGGCAGCACGAGGAAAAAATTGCCCAGCTCCAGGAGCAGCTGCGTGAAAAAGCTCAAAAGCTGATCGAAAAACCGGAACTGCATTGCGACGCCAAGGGCACAAGGCGGCCGGGCGATCGTCCGCTTTTGGCCCTGGATCGGCTGCAGCACCGCTGGTCCGAGGCGGACCTTTGGGCTGAGCCTCTCTACCTGCAGCTGGCGGCCGGGGAGCATGTGGCCATCATCGGGGATAATGGCTCCGGCAAGAGCACGCTTTTGAAAATCATCATGGGTCAGATCGAACCCAGCGCGGGCAGCATTCACCGGCGTTTTCGCGAGGCGTTTCTGCTCGATCAGGATCTTGGCATGCTGCCGCGCGCCCAGAGCCTGCTTCAGATCTGGGAGGATCCTGTTTACCTGGCGGATGCCGGTTTACGGCGAACCATTGCCGCCCGGCTTGGTTTGAAAGCGCGTGAAGCGGAAACACCGCTGGAACGTCTGAGCGGGGGCCAACGCCTCCGAGCAGCCCTGGTTCTTCTGGCGACGCGGGTCACGCCTCCGGATTTGATCCTGCTCGATGAACCGACGAATCACCTGGATCTCTTCGCTCTCGAATGCCTGGTCGCAACGTTGCGGGCGCTGCCCGCCAGTCTGATTGTTGTCACACATGATTTCCGCTTTTTGGAGGATTTGGCGGTCCACCAGCGCTTCGAATTGGTCAGAGCCCGTTGAATCTGCTAACGTATGGAAAACAGGTGAGTGATCTATGAGAACGTGGAAGAGACTGTTCGGTTCGTCATGCGATTTGGCTATTGATCTCGGTACGGAAAATACCTTGATTCAGTCCCGAAGCCGTGACGCGCAGACCTGGAATGAACCTTCGATCCTGGCCTACGCGTGGAGGCCGGATGGTGCCCGCGTGCCCTGGGCTGCAGGCCAGATGGCTTTGCGCATGGAAGGCCGCACCAACGAAGCCATGGATACAGTGAGGCCCCTGGAGGACGGCGTGATCGTCCATCTTCAGGGCGCTGTGGATATGCTCCGTATGATGGTGCAAAGCAGAATCCGCATGCCGCCGGATCAGGTGCTCATTTCCTTTCCTCATGCGATCACTCCGATTGAAAAACTCGCCTTTCGCGATCTGGCCCGCTCTTTGGATCCTGAGCGCGTGCTTTTGGTGAAGGAACCCCTGGCCGCCGCCGTGGGTTCCGGCCTGGATATTCTGCGTTCTCATGGTCACATGATCGTGGATCTGGGCAAGGGCATCGTCGAAGCGGTGGTCATGGTCCAGGGCGAGGTCGTGGCGGCGAGTTCTTTGCGCCTGCACGGTCGCACAGAGAATGAGCGTCTCGAACATTACATCAAGGAACGGCATGGATTGCTTTTGGGGCATGCGACCCTGGAAGATATGAAACGTCGACTGCATCTGAAGCAGGCTGATGAAGTCCT includes these proteins:
- a CDS encoding CPBP family intramembrane glutamic endopeptidase, with the translated sequence MFQHPAWVIVNLLFWIVLHPFLRMFVYPQWELKPFIHGMEAMSAALIALQCASLWTLYGRPRQWVRRHHALRAFALLPVIWLVNSLVLWLLLEFHLVQDPLLEPLYDSQHFIRSYPLSWTALSFLLSGIFEEIFFRAWLPDFLQKRWRKSTAVLVSAVLFAVAHWSI
- a CDS encoding rod shape-determining protein; translation: MRTWKRLFGSSCDLAIDLGTENTLIQSRSRDAQTWNEPSILAYAWRPDGARVPWAAGQMALRMEGRTNEAMDTVRPLEDGVIVHLQGAVDMLRMMVQSRIRMPPDQVLISFPHAITPIEKLAFRDLARSLDPERVLLVKEPLAAAVGSGLDILRSHGHMIVDLGKGIVEAVVMVQGEVVAASSLRLHGRTENERLEHYIKERHGLLLGHATLEDMKRRLHLKQADEVLSIKGLSLTTGLPQRLDLRVQELLEILDPYMLAIVSCIVEALEQTPVELLGDIMDRGIRLTGGGALSRHVLLGLERNLPLKFIPVAEPLQAVALGNLSILADTTLQRQLCS
- a CDS encoding ATP-binding cassette domain-containing protein, yielding MIQILNLSFAYSDEYPLFHQLHLNLARARHGLVGPNAAGKSTLLALIAGQLAPTAGSIFYETRDLQYVSQLDAQTCAETTDLSMIRTGRRIQTDEASVEDWTFMEERWPIYAAMEQKLQEWDLKDLDFSQSRTFSGGTWQRLRLALALAYEESFLLLDEPSNHLDREGRLKLMAALQKHRGGCLVASHDRELLGCMDLTLALEAGRVQVYGGPYDFYKAAYEEQQASFQAAWKEARQELDKAQDTAQRVREKQTKKSAQGYRNREKLGLPRIAYGLRRMQAEATSARLDGQHEEKIAQLQEQLREKAQKLIEKPELHCDAKGTRRPGDRPLLALDRLQHRWSEADLWAEPLYLQLAAGEHVAIIGDNGSGKSTLLKIIMGQIEPSAGSIHRRFREAFLLDQDLGMLPRAQSLLQIWEDPVYLADAGLRRTIAARLGLKAREAETPLERLSGGQRLRAALVLLATRVTPPDLILLDEPTNHLDLFALECLVATLRALPASLIVVTHDFRFLEDLAVHQRFELVRAR
- a CDS encoding DedA family protein encodes the protein MGFSEQDLLNWFTQYAYQPILIYCAIFLLMLASGFGLPAPEEITLVSAGLVCYIGSRPDLYPPPYVGATAVNPYVTAGVAFFSVIFSDCLVFFLGRRFGGQFLRSRYTARFRARMDDVAIWTKKYGMWAAGAFRFTPGLRFPGHFACGMMGLSTAKFVMVDALAAGISVPTQVLLVAFYGEHILVYFKQFKIVLAVIFLVVGIYYLVRWLKRRSANRKALSNPPPASASGE